Proteins from a genomic interval of Desulfofustis limnaeus:
- the thiE gene encoding thiamine phosphate synthase has product MKPIIDYRLYLVTDRSQSRGRSNVEVVTAAIDGGVCCVQLREKDCSTRQFLREARELMALLQPRNIPLIINDRLDIALAVGAAGVHLGQNDLPLREARRLGGDRLIIGVSAESIEDAIAAEAEGADYLGLSPVFATATKKDHAPPLGLNGVAAIRARTGLPLVAIGGINAGNGAAVLAAGADGIAVVSAIVAAADPTHAARELHRLCRPDSRLP; this is encoded by the coding sequence ATGAAACCAATCATCGACTATCGTCTCTATCTGGTGACCGATCGGTCCCAGTCCCGCGGCCGCAGTAACGTCGAGGTGGTCACCGCCGCCATCGACGGCGGCGTGTGCTGCGTGCAGCTGCGCGAAAAGGATTGCTCCACCCGCCAATTCCTCCGCGAGGCCAGGGAGCTGATGGCGCTGCTGCAGCCCCGCAACATCCCGCTGATCATCAACGACCGGCTCGACATCGCCCTGGCGGTCGGGGCCGCCGGGGTGCATCTGGGCCAGAACGATCTGCCCCTGCGCGAGGCCCGCCGCCTCGGCGGTGACCGACTGATCATCGGCGTCTCCGCCGAATCCATTGAAGATGCCATAGCGGCGGAGGCCGAGGGCGCCGATTACCTCGGTTTGTCCCCGGTCTTCGCCACCGCCACCAAGAAGGACCACGCCCCGCCGCTCGGCCTGAACGGGGTCGCCGCCATCCGCGCCCGCACCGGCCTGCCGCTGGTGGCTATCGGCGGCATCAACGCGGGCAACGGGGCCGCCGTGCTGGCCGCCGGCGCCGACGGCATCGCCGTCGTCTCGGCCATCGTCGCCGCCGCCGACCCGACCCACGCCGCCCGGGAATTGCACCGGCTCTGCCGGCCCGACTCGCGGCTCCCATGA
- the thiM gene encoding hydroxyethylthiazole kinase has product MNFRQRAADNLRRVREQKPLIHNITNFVVMNYTANALLAAGASPVMAHAENEVQEMVQLAGALVLNIGTLSDDWVTAMLAAGQAASEHNTPIVLDPVGAGATRLRTKAAQRILSQTRVSIVRGNASEILALGDEATTTKGVDAVHGVDQAEATAAALATSLGTVLAITGPIDLITDGHRLLRVANGHPLLPTVTGTGCSATALVAAFAAVDDDPVAAAATALAYFGLAGEMAGTESRGPGSFMINLLDALYLMTPEQLADGCRISAA; this is encoded by the coding sequence ATGAACTTCCGTCAACGTGCCGCCGATAATCTTCGGCGGGTCCGGGAACAAAAACCCCTCATTCACAACATCACCAATTTCGTGGTGATGAATTACACCGCCAACGCCCTGCTCGCCGCCGGCGCCTCACCGGTGATGGCCCATGCCGAGAACGAGGTGCAGGAAATGGTGCAACTGGCCGGCGCCCTGGTGCTCAATATTGGCACCCTGAGCGACGACTGGGTGACGGCGATGCTGGCTGCCGGGCAGGCCGCCAGTGAACACAACACCCCGATCGTGCTCGACCCGGTCGGCGCCGGCGCCACCCGGCTGCGCACCAAAGCGGCGCAACGGATTCTCAGCCAGACCAGGGTCTCCATCGTGCGCGGCAACGCCTCCGAGATCCTGGCCCTGGGTGATGAGGCAACGACCACCAAGGGGGTCGATGCGGTGCATGGCGTCGATCAGGCCGAAGCGACGGCCGCGGCGCTGGCCACCTCGCTGGGTACCGTCTTGGCGATCACCGGCCCCATCGATCTGATCACCGACGGCCACCGCCTGCTCCGGGTGGCCAACGGCCATCCGCTGCTGCCCACCGTCACCGGCACCGGCTGCTCGGCCACCGCCCTGGTCGCCGCCTTTGCCGCCGTCGATGACGACCCGGTGGCGGCGGCCGCCACGGCGCTCGCCTATTTCGGGCTGGCCGGCGAGATGGCCGGGACCGAGAGCCGCGGCCCGGGGTCGTTCATGATCAACCTGCTCGACGCCCTCTACCTGATGACCCCGGAGCAACTGGCGGACGGCTGCCGGATCAGCGCCGCATGA
- a CDS encoding DUF945 family protein, protein MKKTIGIAFTVLAALMIGAPLVNGILMERVVRTAHEQANHQYRESGSDVELAISRYDRGYLSSEIEWRLKLGRLAALYGVDEIVFVDRAKHRLTGIVSETSLEKNQWYQDLVAQQLGGVDPLHITTTYLLNGAIESTIALDATTLAVEGEQISFGPGQVVVSSDSDFSAFHSEGRLQEMSGGDELMLRDLSLSSTLTKESAYIWAGELQIAIGSGRLSEAGETVDLQNLRAGYRLDFDREGSRVTLATTLAADRFGSSEFTVENPTFRIEAANLDAAGYERYLAAYSDLAGEVMDDISRPDMDQEARQQVVKNTMTMAGIRLLAAGEQLLKKDTRITVSELSARLPEGEIKGTLTFQLLDDLTLMQLAPLADQPSLAFRLFSLQSSLRLPQALVDDPAPLVTPMHPAMPTGLFRREGETLVHEAETRDGNLYLNGQQVVLD, encoded by the coding sequence ATGAAAAAAACGATCGGTATTGCTTTTACGGTTCTCGCCGCCCTGATGATCGGGGCGCCGCTGGTCAACGGTATCTTGATGGAGCGCGTCGTCCGCACGGCCCACGAACAGGCGAACCACCAGTACCGGGAGTCCGGATCAGATGTCGAGCTGGCGATCAGCCGCTACGATCGCGGTTATCTTTCCTCGGAGATCGAGTGGCGGCTTAAGCTGGGCCGACTGGCTGCCCTCTACGGCGTCGATGAAATCGTCTTCGTCGATCGGGCCAAGCACCGGTTGACCGGGATTGTCTCGGAGACCAGTCTGGAAAAGAATCAATGGTACCAGGACCTGGTGGCGCAGCAACTGGGTGGCGTCGATCCGCTGCACATCACCACCACCTATCTCTTGAACGGGGCCATCGAGTCGACGATAGCGCTCGATGCCACGACGCTGGCGGTGGAAGGGGAGCAGATCAGCTTCGGTCCGGGGCAGGTGGTGGTGAGCAGCGACAGCGATTTTTCCGCTTTTCACAGCGAGGGCCGCCTGCAGGAGATGAGCGGCGGCGACGAGTTGATGCTCCGCGACCTGTCACTGTCCTCGACTTTGACCAAGGAGTCCGCCTATATCTGGGCCGGCGAGCTGCAGATCGCGATCGGCAGCGGGCGGCTGAGCGAAGCGGGGGAAACCGTCGACCTGCAGAACCTGCGGGCCGGTTACCGGCTCGATTTCGACCGGGAAGGCTCCCGGGTGACGCTGGCCACGACCCTGGCCGCCGATCGATTCGGCAGCTCCGAGTTCACCGTGGAAAACCCCACCTTCCGCATCGAAGCCGCCAATCTGGATGCCGCCGGTTACGAGCGTTATCTGGCCGCCTACAGCGATCTGGCCGGCGAGGTGATGGACGACATCAGTCGCCCCGATATGGATCAGGAGGCACGGCAGCAGGTCGTGAAAAACACCATGACCATGGCCGGCATCCGCCTGCTGGCGGCCGGTGAACAGCTGCTGAAAAAAGATACCCGGATCACCGTCTCGGAGTTGTCGGCGCGCCTTCCAGAGGGCGAGATCAAAGGCACCCTCACCTTTCAACTGCTCGACGATCTCACCCTGATGCAGCTTGCCCCGCTGGCCGACCAGCCGTCGCTCGCCTTCCGGCTCTTCTCCCTGCAGTCGTCGCTGCGCCTGCCGCAGGCGCTGGTGGACGATCCGGCCCCGCTCGTGACCCCGATGCATCCGGCCATGCCCACCGGTCTCTTCCGCCGGGAAGGCGAAACCCTGGTGCATGAAGCGGAAACCAGAGACGGCAATCTCTATCTCAACGGGCAACAGGTCGTCCTCGATTAA
- the gspF gene encoding type II secretion system inner membrane protein GspF has product MPVYEYEALLADGRKSKGIIDADSEAAVRTRLRGEGKYPVAIRVTRARTDQAEEGSLGRFRLFERVKAAEIHLFTRQLATLLGAGIPLDTALNSIVEQTENPALQRVTVQLKESVSEGEPLSRAMQRFGRLFPNMYINMVRAGEASGGLDRVLSRLADFGEKQEALKARLRAALVYPLFMAVVGAGILFILITYIVPNITRVFDEMGQVLPVPTVLLIGLSSFLRDYWWLLLTVGVGCVVAGRIFVRRPLGKYLWDMIKLRTPVWGPVMRKSVVARFSSTMESLLGSGVEIIRSLEIVKRIIDNVHVSATIDRAIEDINKGKSMAAALSGSAWFPPMFVQMVAVGETSGQLEEMLAKVAAASERDVEAAVLGLTSLIEPIMIVSMGAAVGFIVLSILLPIFEMNQMIG; this is encoded by the coding sequence ATGCCCGTTTACGAATATGAAGCCCTGCTGGCTGACGGCAGGAAGAGCAAAGGCATCATCGATGCCGATAGCGAAGCGGCAGTGCGGACGCGGCTGCGCGGCGAGGGCAAGTACCCTGTGGCCATCCGGGTTACCAGGGCGCGCACCGATCAGGCCGAAGAGGGTTCCCTGGGGCGGTTTCGCCTGTTCGAGCGGGTCAAGGCGGCGGAGATCCACCTGTTCACCCGCCAATTGGCCACCTTGCTGGGGGCCGGGATCCCGCTGGACACCGCCTTGAACAGCATCGTCGAACAGACCGAGAACCCGGCCCTGCAGCGAGTGACGGTGCAACTCAAGGAGTCGGTCAGCGAGGGCGAACCGTTGAGCCGGGCCATGCAGCGCTTCGGCCGGCTCTTTCCCAACATGTATATCAATATGGTCCGGGCCGGAGAGGCCTCGGGCGGTCTCGACCGGGTCTTGTCACGCCTGGCCGATTTCGGCGAGAAACAGGAGGCGCTCAAGGCACGGCTCCGCGCCGCCCTCGTTTACCCGCTGTTCATGGCGGTGGTCGGTGCCGGCATCCTGTTCATCCTGATCACCTATATCGTGCCCAATATCACCCGGGTGTTCGACGAGATGGGGCAAGTTTTGCCGGTGCCGACGGTGCTGCTTATCGGTCTCAGCTCTTTTCTGCGCGATTATTGGTGGCTGCTGTTGACCGTCGGCGTCGGGTGTGTGGTCGCCGGTCGAATATTTGTCAGGCGGCCCCTGGGAAAATACCTCTGGGATATGATAAAATTAAGAACACCGGTGTGGGGACCGGTGATGCGCAAGTCGGTGGTTGCCCGTTTTTCGTCGACCATGGAAAGCCTGCTGGGCAGCGGCGTCGAGATCATCCGCTCGCTGGAGATCGTCAAGCGGATCATCGACAACGTCCATGTGTCTGCGACCATTGATCGAGCCATCGAGGACATCAACAAGGGCAAGAGCATGGCCGCGGCGCTCTCCGGTTCGGCCTGGTTTCCGCCGATGTTCGTGCAGATGGTGGCGGTGGGGGAGACAAGCGGCCAACTCGAGGAGATGCTGGCCAAGGTGGCGGCGGCCAGCGAGCGCGATGTGGAGGCGGCGGTGCTGGGGCTGACCTCGTTGATCGAGCCGATCATGATCGTGTCGATGGGGGCGGCGGTCGGTTTTATCGTCCTGTCGATCCTGCTGCCCATCTTCGAGATGAATCAGATGATCGGATAA
- a CDS encoding delta-60 repeat domain-containing protein produces MNRIFQSVIWAFFFLSWLAGTAAAQTLLVANDQFGSGGLVLTDLGSGFDEALAIAVLADGRVVVAGSSDNGMDRDLAVVRYLPDGRIDSSFVFSAGSVIGAALGDDVARALTLLEDDSLILAGSITENGGTSAVLVKLLENGQLDYRFGDQGVVVYRPAGDDATFHDLHRLADGTLIAAGASAPANEPSPILVRFQADGSIDPAFGRDGLESFAQVRGELYGVAADAGGNLYGCGYSRDENGRSGVLLVRLSAASAAPIGGAFDETGVVTLFHDDEETIAHDIAIQEDGRLVIAGAARPAAGGSSVLVGRFAPDGTPDREVADDGLLVYDLGPNSAAYGIAVLADDTVLAAGYHQDESGRDLIVLQFDATLAPIGEPNTLDQAGSTSGALAISALIVEDGAFSPSAVAVGGTSRQATLLTTAVEGSDETGLAIVVDSGGTVFAAGTSGGTEQSAILVASYAAGAVGPGKAAAAATPVVSTFYAIETVPITAVTRVGALTGGQITALAFDSQRCLSACLEQCPDTAGVDDEGGAGEDQVPADGDDTPGSATTCQASCTEQCTVPTVEKRGVVYAVDPLPTYADGESEEPADPPDSDDAGGTTDDADDDGALPDNPFAIENFFAFEEYLVKRGQTEDGSGAGSYTSRIEDVNPQTVYYVRAYAVLTDGSVIYGNQLNFRTDDACFIATAAFGSVDGFAVQTLREFRDRYLQPYQWGRLLVSAYYRVSPPLADLVEAHLPIRLAVLWLLVPVVAMAILLVYIPTVLVFLPAPLLCWHFINRYLVRNVP; encoded by the coding sequence ATGAACAGGATCTTTCAATCAGTGATATGGGCATTCTTTTTCCTGTCGTGGCTGGCCGGAACAGCCGCTGCCCAGACATTGCTGGTGGCGAATGATCAGTTCGGCAGCGGCGGCCTGGTCCTGACCGATCTGGGTAGCGGCTTTGACGAGGCGCTGGCGATCGCGGTGTTGGCCGACGGTCGGGTCGTGGTCGCCGGTTCGAGCGATAATGGAATGGATCGTGATCTGGCCGTGGTGCGTTACCTGCCGGACGGCAGGATCGACTCGAGCTTTGTTTTTTCGGCAGGGTCTGTAATCGGTGCCGCGCTCGGAGACGATGTGGCCCGGGCCTTGACCCTGCTCGAAGATGACTCACTGATTCTGGCCGGGTCGATTACCGAGAACGGAGGCACCTCCGCGGTGCTGGTGAAACTCCTGGAAAACGGCCAGCTCGACTACCGGTTCGGCGATCAGGGCGTCGTGGTTTACCGGCCCGCCGGCGACGATGCCACCTTTCATGACCTGCACCGGCTTGCCGACGGGACACTGATCGCGGCGGGGGCGAGCGCGCCGGCCAACGAGCCGTCGCCCATTCTTGTCCGCTTCCAGGCCGACGGCAGCATCGACCCTGCCTTCGGTCGCGATGGTCTCGAGTCCTTTGCTCAGGTTCGCGGCGAGTTGTACGGCGTCGCGGCCGATGCTGGCGGCAACCTGTACGGTTGCGGTTACAGCCGTGATGAGAACGGGCGCAGCGGCGTGCTGCTGGTGCGCTTGTCGGCCGCATCAGCAGCACCAATCGGTGGAGCGTTTGACGAAACCGGTGTCGTTACCCTGTTTCATGACGATGAGGAGACGATAGCCCACGATATTGCCATCCAGGAGGACGGGCGGCTGGTCATTGCCGGTGCGGCGCGTCCCGCCGCCGGCGGCAGCAGCGTCCTGGTCGGCCGGTTTGCCCCGGACGGCACACCAGATCGGGAAGTGGCCGACGACGGCCTGCTGGTCTACGACCTGGGGCCTAACAGCGCCGCCTACGGGATTGCCGTGCTGGCCGACGACACGGTGCTGGCCGCCGGCTATCATCAGGATGAAAGCGGCCGCGATCTGATTGTGCTGCAATTCGATGCAACCCTCGCCCCGATCGGTGAACCGAACACCCTCGATCAAGCCGGGTCGACTTCGGGAGCGCTTGCCATCTCTGCGCTGATCGTCGAAGACGGCGCCTTTTCGCCGTCGGCCGTCGCGGTGGGGGGTACTTCTCGCCAGGCCACCCTTTTGACCACTGCGGTCGAAGGCAGCGACGAAACGGGTCTGGCCATTGTCGTGGATTCGGGCGGCACGGTGTTTGCCGCCGGAACCTCCGGCGGGACCGAACAGAGCGCCATTCTGGTGGCCAGTTATGCCGCCGGCGCGGTTGGCCCAGGGAAGGCAGCGGCAGCGGCCACACCGGTGGTCTCCACCTTCTACGCCATCGAAACGGTGCCCATCACCGCCGTCACCCGGGTCGGGGCCCTGACCGGTGGCCAGATTACCGCTTTGGCCTTCGATTCCCAGCGCTGTCTCAGCGCCTGCCTGGAGCAATGTCCCGATACCGCAGGAGTGGATGATGAAGGTGGTGCCGGTGAGGACCAAGTCCCGGCAGACGGCGACGACACACCTGGGTCGGCGACCACCTGCCAGGCATCGTGCACCGAACAGTGTACCGTGCCGACGGTTGAGAAGCGCGGTGTCGTCTATGCGGTCGACCCGCTGCCGACCTATGCCGATGGGGAGAGCGAAGAACCTGCCGACCCGCCCGATAGCGACGATGCCGGCGGAACCACCGACGACGCCGACGACGATGGCGCCCTGCCGGATAACCCGTTTGCCATCGAAAACTTCTTTGCCTTCGAGGAATACCTGGTCAAGCGTGGCCAGACCGAGGACGGTTCCGGAGCCGGCAGCTACACCAGCCGGATCGAGGACGTCAATCCCCAGACCGTCTATTATGTCCGCGCCTATGCGGTTCTTACCGACGGTTCGGTCATCTACGGCAATCAGCTGAATTTTCGCACCGACGACGCCTGTTTTATCGCCACCGCCGCCTTCGGTTCAGTGGACGGCTTTGCCGTGCAGACCTTGCGCGAGTTTCGCGATCGGTATCTGCAACCCTACCAGTGGGGGCGTTTGCTGGTCTCTGCCTATTACCGTGTATCGCCGCCCCTGGCCGATCTCGTCGAGGCGCACCTGCCGATCCGCCTGGCGGTCCTCTGGCTATTGGTGCCGGTGGTTGCCATGGCCATCCTGCTGGTGTATATACCGACGGTGCTGGTGTTTCTGCCGGCGCCACTTCTCTGTTGGCACTTCATCAATCGATATCTTGTTCGGAATGTCCCATGA
- the gspG gene encoding type II secretion system major pseudopilin GspG: MSTRKLPITRRRCGIVSLSRSGFTLIELLVVLIIIGILAGYVGPKIMGRPEEARRTKAALQIGGLETGLKMYKLDNGIYPSTEQGLQALVEPPSTGRLPPKWREGGYLEAKRVPKDPWGNDFVYLSPGLNGDFDLSSYGADGVAGGEGDNADINNWEIE, translated from the coding sequence ATGAGTACTCGAAAACTACCGATAACCCGCCGTCGTTGCGGGATCGTGTCCCTGTCCCGGAGCGGCTTCACCCTCATCGAACTGCTGGTGGTGCTGATCATCATCGGCATCCTCGCCGGATATGTGGGGCCCAAGATCATGGGCCGCCCCGAAGAGGCGCGGCGAACCAAGGCCGCCCTGCAGATCGGCGGCCTGGAGACGGGGCTGAAGATGTACAAGCTGGACAACGGCATCTACCCCAGTACCGAACAGGGGCTGCAGGCCCTCGTCGAGCCGCCGTCCACCGGCCGGTTGCCTCCCAAATGGCGGGAAGGCGGCTACCTGGAGGCCAAGCGAGTGCCCAAGGACCCGTGGGGTAACGACTTCGTCTATCTCAGCCCCGGTCTCAACGGCGATTTCGATCTCAGCTCCTACGGCGCCGACGGCGTCGCCGGTGGCGAGGGAGATAACGCCGATATCAACAATTGGGAAATCGAATAG
- a CDS encoding prepilin-type N-terminal cleavage/methylation domain-containing protein, with the protein MGNRIAALPGAPSQRAAGIVSRDGRCGFTLIELLVVLVLLSLVLAFTVPRFRATVLDDPLNSSVRLLVGLIREAKQRAPQSHRGCFLAIDMDGGRLDLVCRLPPDRRQPEAEAADGEDAQGEDTPLTSKTLPESVRVVSIHQREGEPVTSGIVRLWVNRQGLMEPAIINLRGDDETIGLTVSPFLPAVELADREIGPDDAGWRR; encoded by the coding sequence TTGGGAAATCGAATAGCCGCTTTGCCCGGGGCACCGTCGCAGAGAGCAGCGGGCATCGTTAGCCGAGACGGCCGGTGCGGTTTTACGCTGATCGAACTGCTGGTGGTGCTGGTTCTGTTGTCGCTGGTGCTGGCCTTCACCGTGCCGCGCTTCCGGGCTACGGTGCTCGATGATCCGCTGAATAGTTCCGTCCGCTTGCTCGTCGGTTTGATCCGTGAGGCCAAACAGCGCGCCCCCCAGAGCCATCGGGGCTGTTTTTTGGCCATCGACATGGATGGCGGTCGGCTCGATCTGGTCTGCCGGCTGCCGCCCGACCGCCGGCAGCCGGAAGCGGAAGCAGCGGACGGTGAGGATGCGCAGGGTGAGGATACGCCGCTGACGTCCAAGACGCTGCCCGAATCGGTGCGGGTCGTTTCCATCCATCAACGGGAAGGTGAGCCGGTCACCAGCGGCATCGTGCGCCTTTGGGTTAATCGTCAGGGCTTGATGGAGCCCGCGATCATCAATCTGCGAGGCGATGACGAGACCATCGGGCTGACGGTATCGCCGTTTCTACCGGCGGTGGAACTGGCCGATCGGGAGATCGGGCCGGATGATGCGGGGTGGCGCCGATGA
- a CDS encoding prepilin-type N-terminal cleavage/methylation domain-containing protein, producing the protein MRGFTLLEVMIAIALLAIALTTLLGSQSQSMLAAEQADFSSQAALLARLKMTEIVAEGAALSESGGDFGDRFPGYGWKVETAPVAVGEIETLAGLAGRLRRIDLTVHDEQERRSFTLTRIVLREDR; encoded by the coding sequence ATGAGAGGTTTTACACTGCTGGAAGTGATGATCGCCATCGCCCTGCTGGCCATCGCCTTGACCACGCTGCTTGGCAGCCAGAGCCAGAGCATGCTTGCCGCCGAACAGGCCGATTTTTCCTCGCAGGCGGCGCTGCTGGCCCGGCTCAAGATGACCGAGATCGTTGCCGAGGGCGCGGCCTTGAGCGAATCCGGCGGTGATTTTGGCGACCGTTTTCCGGGCTACGGCTGGAAGGTGGAGACGGCACCGGTGGCGGTGGGCGAGATCGAAACGTTGGCCGGGCTGGCCGGCCGGCTGCGCCGTATCGACCTAACCGTGCATGACGAGCAGGAGCGACGCAGTTTCACCCTCACCCGTATCGTGCTGCGGGAGGACCGGTGA
- a CDS encoding PulJ/GspJ family protein, whose amino-acid sequence MAGNLPFFRRGGFTLLEVLIAVSLLATAVSVVYFLYGAMVATVERVDERTGRNDQARIILERINHDLAGLFRGDIGYLIGTATDFREEEPFLEFLSTSGLGFDPHRPRLPLNRIALFLAQEEDGTSTLLRSEVPVLPGADLETRAQFGGQVLCRGLAAVELSFLQGTEERDEWNSRAGFADSAPDERFPTVIRLQLIFAAEANVDSEVPGERYATAVYLRPTRISAVGD is encoded by the coding sequence ATGGCCGGCAATCTCCCGTTCTTCCGCCGTGGGGGCTTTACCCTGCTCGAGGTGCTGATCGCCGTCAGCCTGCTGGCAACAGCCGTATCCGTCGTCTATTTTCTCTACGGAGCCATGGTGGCCACGGTGGAGCGGGTTGATGAGCGGACCGGCCGCAACGATCAGGCGCGGATCATCCTCGAGCGGATCAACCATGATCTGGCCGGCCTCTTTCGCGGCGATATCGGTTATCTGATCGGAACCGCAACCGATTTTCGGGAGGAAGAGCCGTTCCTCGAGTTCCTCTCCACCAGCGGGCTTGGCTTCGATCCGCACCGGCCGCGCTTGCCGCTGAACCGGATCGCCCTCTTTCTGGCGCAGGAAGAGGATGGTACCTCTACCCTGCTGCGTTCGGAAGTGCCGGTTCTACCGGGTGCTGACCTGGAGACGCGGGCTCAATTCGGCGGCCAGGTGCTGTGCCGCGGCTTGGCCGCAGTGGAACTGAGCTTCCTGCAGGGTACCGAGGAACGGGACGAATGGAACAGCCGGGCCGGTTTTGCCGATTCCGCGCCGGACGAGCGGTTCCCCACGGTCATCCGTTTGCAGCTGATCTTCGCTGCCGAGGCTAATGTCGATTCCGAGGTGCCGGGGGAGCGTTATGCCACCGCCGTCTATTTGCGGCCGACCCGCATCAGCGCGGTGGGTGATTGA
- the gspK gene encoding type II secretion system minor pseudopilin GspK → MGGRVSGSRSSTRQRGMALLLVISVISLLTVIIVQFNQSSSQALVTAVQHQERELLEAAVQSGVDIGCALLQADRQGGQTDALVEPWARVGAEPLPILSGETELRLRIVDLAGLLPINNLVATTGGANPERLREALLRLLLSGRFALRDEVQAQEIVDSLVDWLDSDDNELPYGAETAYYQSLQPPYEAGNGPLLMVGQLLLVKGITVELLYGTDEKEPLADYISVNGSGGRININTAPLPVLMALDERLGEEEATLLDEFRRNPEHENLLGDSSWYRAVPGWPGDISFDAQLISTDSRFFRVVAEARYRDLGMTAAAVVQRENARAVEIITFTLD, encoded by the coding sequence ATGGGCGGGCGCGTCTCCGGCTCGCGCAGTTCGACCCGGCAGCGGGGCATGGCCCTGTTGCTGGTGATTTCGGTGATCAGCCTGCTCACCGTGATTATCGTCCAATTCAACCAATCGTCGAGCCAGGCGTTGGTGACGGCGGTGCAGCATCAGGAGCGGGAACTGCTCGAGGCGGCCGTTCAGTCCGGCGTCGATATCGGCTGCGCCCTCCTGCAAGCCGATCGTCAGGGGGGGCAGACCGACGCGCTGGTCGAACCCTGGGCCCGGGTCGGTGCCGAACCGCTGCCGATCCTCTCCGGAGAGACCGAGCTGCGGCTGCGCATTGTCGATCTGGCCGGGTTGCTGCCGATCAACAACCTGGTGGCGACCACCGGCGGCGCCAACCCCGAACGGCTCCGCGAAGCGCTGCTCCGGCTGCTGCTTTCCGGCCGTTTTGCGCTGAGGGACGAGGTGCAGGCGCAAGAAATCGTCGACAGCCTGGTGGATTGGCTGGACAGTGACGATAACGAATTGCCCTACGGGGCGGAGACGGCCTATTACCAATCGCTGCAGCCGCCTTACGAGGCGGGCAACGGACCGTTGCTGATGGTTGGGCAGCTGCTGCTGGTCAAAGGAATAACGGTGGAGCTCCTCTACGGAACTGATGAAAAGGAACCGCTGGCCGATTATATTAGTGTGAACGGCAGTGGTGGCCGCATCAATATCAATACCGCGCCGCTCCCGGTCTTGATGGCGCTCGATGAACGGCTCGGTGAAGAGGAGGCGACCCTACTCGATGAATTCCGGCGAAACCCGGAACACGAGAACCTGCTCGGCGATTCGTCCTGGTATCGGGCTGTGCCGGGTTGGCCGGGCGACATCAGCTTCGATGCGCAGCTGATAAGCACCGACAGTCGTTTTTTTCGGGTGGTCGCCGAGGCCCGTTACCGGGATCTGGGGATGACGGCGGCCGCCGTGGTGCAAAGGGAGAATGCGCGGGCCGTGGAAATCATAACTTTCACCCTCGACTGA